In a single window of the Elaeis guineensis isolate ETL-2024a chromosome 6, EG11, whole genome shotgun sequence genome:
- the LOC105047198 gene encoding F-box/LRR-repeat protein At3g26922 produces MVSDSEPHLSGVVAAADGPDRFSLLPDCLLVSILSLLPIEDSVRTSILSTRWRHLWTLSPIRLLDDSGLRRLHQDQEEGIPLDGWRVRAIDRVLSAHAGPIRSCRISCLYFRFPLFDGWIQTLSQKGVQDLALRIPMERRFYVVPPSLITCPSLQSLDLCYCRFPNPTHPRPDLVNLRALKLNRSLVTDAAVHEIVSSCPALRSLALVHCAGLRRIHLRSRTLCSMILDDYALEVEEVFVVDAPNLESLMLGKSTTARTHVKVRNAPKLQLLGFVDMNIKMLELGNTRFQESKLNILSTLVHGLKKLAVRVNFHDDLQAHTLCDLLRCFPCLETLDVWIVGMDNYDEPDLENWEQQGSFDCLDHHLKGVTLKGFLGQRADLGFANFLIEKARVLKVMTLISVHAWKEGWVETKQQDLSLQNKASVNAEVVFVKEKHENNKFQPWSSLI; encoded by the exons atggtgtCCGACTCCGAGCCACATCTGAGCGGCGTAGTTGCCGCCGCCGACGGCCCTGACCGATTCAGCCTCCTCCCGGACTGCCTTCTCGTCTCCATCCTTTCCCTCCTCCCCAtcgaagactccgtccggaccagCATCCTCTCCACCAGGTGGCGCCACCTCTGGACCCTCTCCCCCATCCGCCTCCTCGACGACTCCGGCCTCCGCAGGCTCCACCAGGACCAGGAGGAAGGGATCCCTCTGGATGGCTGGCGCGTCCGCGCCATCGACCGCGTCCTCTCCGCCCACGCCGGCCCCATCCGGAGCTGCCGCATCTCCTGCCTCTACTTCCGCTTCCCCCTCTTCGACGGCTGGATCCAAACCCTAAGCCAGAAGGGCGTCCAAGATCTCGCTCTCCGCATCCCCATGGAGAGGCGCTTCTACGTCGTGCCCCCTTCCCTCATCACATGCCCATCCCTCCAGTCCCTGGACTTGTGCTACTGCCGTTTCCCGAATCCCACTCACCCTCGCCCCGATCTTGTTAATCTCCGAGCTCTGAAGCTGAACCGGAGTCTCGTGACGGATGCCGCCGTCCATGAGATTGTCTCCAGCTGCCCGGCTTTGCGGAGCTTGGCTTTGGTGCATTGCGCTGGCCTCCGGCGCATCCATCTCCGCTCCCGGACCCTCTGCAGCATGATACTGGATGATTACGCGCTGGAGGTCGAAGAGGTCTTCGTTGTCGATGCCCCCAATCTCGAGTCTCTGATGCTTGGTAAGAGCACGACGGCGAGGACGCACGTAAAAGTTCGCAATGCGCCCAAGCTGCAGCTTCTGGGCTTTGTTGATATGAACATCAAGATGCTCGAGTTGGGAAACACTCGGTTTCAG GAAAGCAAGCTTAATATATTGAGTACTTTGGTGCATGGTCTGAAAAAGCTAGCCGTTAGGGTGAACTTTCATGACGACCTTCAGGCACATACTCTTTGTGACCTGCTCAGATGCTTCCCTTGCCTGGAAACATTGGATGTTTGG ATTGTTGGCATGGATAACTATGACGAGCCGGATTTGGAGAACTGGGAGCAGCAAGGTTCATTTGATTGTCTTGATCATCATCTGAAAGGTGTGACACTTAAGGGTTTTTTGGGACAGAGAGCTGATTTGGGATTTGCTAACTTTCTTATTGAAAAAGCACGGGTGCTTAAGGTGATGACTCTTATTTCTGTACATGCTTGGAAAGAGGGATGGGTAGAAACGAAACAACAAGATCTGTCCCTTCAGAATAAAGCTTCTGTAAATGCTGAAGTAGTTTTTGTGAAAGAAAAACATGAGAATAATAAATTTCAACCTTGGAGTTCACTAATTTGA